The following are encoded together in the Culex pipiens pallens isolate TS chromosome 1, TS_CPP_V2, whole genome shotgun sequence genome:
- the LOC120425642 gene encoding uncharacterized protein LOC120425642, with protein sequence MTPKLGDAPLMNVPWRALICFQSFACSILFVSIMFGPRFSCCLIEKVLVKSRVLVKKATSGVCPTRSWTNLPGDRTGTALGWRNFFIFGDFFYQARRLLRTLPAGFVQDGRFVWRRKSLGAYSTEDCAS encoded by the exons ATGACACCTAAACTGGGCGACGCTCCCCTAATGAACGTACCATGGCGAGCTCTCATTTGTTTTCAATCGTTCGcgtgttcgatcctgtttgTGTCGATTATGTTTGGCCCGAGGTTTAGCTGCTGTTTAATCGAAAAAGTGTTAGTGAAATCGCGTGTGCTCGTGAAAAAGGCAACATCCGGCGTTTGTCCAACACGGTCTTGGACAAATTTGCCGGGTGACCGAACCGGAACGGCTCTGGGATGGCGGAACTTTTTCATATTTGG GGACTTCTTCTACCAGGCCCGGCGCCTGCTGCGGACACTTCCGGCCGGATTTGTTCAGGATGGTCGTTTCGTCTGGAGGCGAAAATCGTTAG